One genomic window of Chrysiogenes arsenatis DSM 11915 includes the following:
- the coaBC gene encoding bifunctional phosphopantothenoylcysteine decarboxylase/phosphopantothenate--cysteine ligase CoaBC gives MNVLLGISGSIAAYKAADLARLFIKRGDSVVCCTTPNALNFVTPLTLESLTGNAVYRDEFALDHARGVEHIGLAKWCDIFIIAPATASLIAKLAHGIADNPVATLYLACRAPILLAPAMNTAMLEHRATQRNLATLRADGVTIIEPACGLLACNDIGKGKLAEVSDIFAAALRLTHPARQQYAGKKVLITAGPTRERIDPVRYLSNFSSGKMGFALARAFANRGADVTLIAGPVALATPFGVKRIDVESASEMANAVFAHALRSDIIIKAAAVADYRPALAAQQKCKKGTTQALHTIELTENIDILHTLCQQKQAGQYIVGFAAETENLLEHAQQKLQRKGADMIVANQVGGSAAVFGSDQNAISLVTSTGVIATAAGSKDDVAETIAEQIHICLTLHPNK, from the coding sequence GTGAACGTTCTTCTTGGCATATCGGGTTCCATCGCGGCGTACAAGGCCGCAGATCTGGCACGTCTTTTTATCAAGCGTGGTGATTCTGTCGTCTGCTGTACCACCCCGAATGCGCTGAATTTCGTTACGCCATTGACACTCGAATCGCTGACGGGAAATGCCGTGTATCGCGATGAATTTGCACTCGATCACGCCAGAGGGGTTGAGCACATCGGTTTAGCGAAATGGTGCGATATCTTTATCATCGCACCAGCGACGGCCAGCCTTATCGCAAAACTTGCCCACGGCATTGCCGACAACCCTGTCGCGACCCTCTATCTGGCCTGTCGCGCACCTATTCTCCTTGCTCCCGCCATGAATACGGCCATGCTTGAACATCGTGCCACGCAACGCAATCTTGCCACGCTGCGTGCCGATGGCGTTACCATTATTGAACCTGCCTGTGGACTTTTAGCGTGCAACGATATTGGCAAAGGGAAATTAGCGGAAGTATCTGATATTTTTGCGGCAGCCCTGCGGTTGACACACCCTGCGCGTCAGCAATATGCAGGGAAAAAAGTGCTCATAACTGCCGGTCCAACCCGTGAGCGGATTGATCCGGTGCGTTACCTCTCGAATTTCTCATCCGGAAAAATGGGTTTTGCCCTCGCACGTGCTTTTGCCAATCGTGGCGCTGATGTTACGCTGATTGCAGGGCCTGTTGCTTTGGCGACGCCGTTTGGTGTGAAGCGCATTGATGTTGAAAGTGCGAGCGAAATGGCGAATGCAGTTTTTGCGCATGCACTTCGATCTGATATTATCATCAAAGCCGCTGCGGTAGCCGACTATCGCCCTGCTTTGGCGGCGCAGCAAAAGTGCAAAAAAGGGACGACTCAGGCGCTGCATACCATTGAACTCACCGAAAATATCGATATCCTCCATACGCTGTGCCAGCAAAAACAGGCGGGGCAGTATATCGTCGGCTTTGCGGCAGAAACGGAAAACCTTCTCGAACATGCCCAGCAAAAATTGCAGCGCAAAGGAGCAGATATGATTGTTGCGAATCAGGTTGGTGGAAGCGCTGCCGTCTTTGGGAGCGACCAGAACGCTATTTCTCTCGTCACTTCCACTGGTGTTATCGCAACGGCGGCGGGCAGTAAAGACGACGTTGCTGAAACGATCGCAGAACAGATACACATATGCCTCACTTTACACCCCAACAAATAG
- a CDS encoding uracil-DNA glycosylase, with amino-acid sequence MRVAHTPPAPSQAPTRSYDRVPPMTTKPAAQTPPKEAHVLAIPENDSWEQLERDLADCQGCKLATLGRSSIVIGAGNRHASICLVGEGPGFEEDRQGKPFVGASGQKLDQIMRAIGWQRDELYICNVIKCRPPQNRDPQLDEMTVCAHFLKRQLALLKPTIILALGRFAGNFFWGTMATPKTMNQMRQKILSYHSAKVICTYHPSALLRNETLRRPVWEDVRALHNLHSQLKGEALKYNKMSLIYPEVSDA; translated from the coding sequence ATGCGTGTAGCGCACACGCCCCCTGCCCCGTCACAGGCTCCAACCCGTTCATATGACCGCGTGCCGCCTATGACTACCAAGCCAGCCGCGCAGACTCCGCCGAAGGAAGCGCATGTGCTCGCAATTCCCGAAAACGACAGTTGGGAGCAACTCGAACGTGATCTTGCTGATTGCCAAGGGTGCAAACTCGCAACACTTGGCCGCAGTTCGATTGTCATAGGTGCGGGGAATCGCCACGCTTCGATTTGCCTCGTCGGGGAGGGGCCGGGATTTGAGGAAGATCGTCAAGGAAAGCCTTTTGTCGGAGCAAGCGGGCAGAAGCTAGATCAAATCATGCGCGCCATCGGATGGCAGCGTGATGAACTGTATATTTGCAATGTGATTAAATGTCGTCCGCCGCAAAACCGTGACCCGCAGTTAGACGAAATGACCGTCTGTGCTCATTTTCTGAAGCGGCAGTTGGCATTGCTGAAGCCCACCATTATTCTTGCGTTAGGGCGGTTTGCGGGAAATTTTTTTTGGGGAACCATGGCTACGCCAAAAACCATGAACCAGATGCGACAAAAAATTCTTTCATACCACAGCGCGAAAGTTATCTGCACCTATCATCCCTCGGCATTACTGCGTAACGAAACGCTCCGTCGTCCGGTTTGGGAAGACGTGCGCGCGCTACATAATCTGCATTCGCAACTCAAGGGCGAAGCACTCAAGTATAACAAAATGTCACTGATCTATCCGGAAGTAAGCGACGCGTAG
- the rpoZ gene encoding DNA-directed RNA polymerase subunit omega produces MAFIEIEKCLENPDFLNSRFMLTNLAAKRAADLILMKDHPLIEDSRFRKPTTLALEEVMTGKITLIYRELQKV; encoded by the coding sequence ATGGCCTTCATTGAAATTGAAAAGTGTCTCGAAAATCCCGATTTTCTGAACAGCCGCTTTATGCTCACGAATCTCGCCGCCAAACGCGCCGCTGATTTGATATTAATGAAAGACCACCCGTTGATTGAAGATTCACGCTTTCGCAAGCCGACAACGTTAGCTCTTGAAGAAGTTATGACCGGAAAAATCACCCTTATCTACCGTGAGTTACAAAAGGTTTAA